From the genome of Triticum aestivum cultivar Chinese Spring chromosome 3B, IWGSC CS RefSeq v2.1, whole genome shotgun sequence, one region includes:
- the LOC123071927 gene encoding rho GDP-dissociation inhibitor 1: protein MDHKDEHSAHPDQEVEEEEDEEAKRAVVLGPQVPLKDQLELDKDDESLRRWKEQLLGQVDTEQLGETAEPEVKVLNLTILSPDRPDLVLPIPFVPDEKGYAFALKDGSAYSFRFSFVVSNNIVSGLKYTNTVWKTGVRVENQKMMLGTFSPQAEPYTYEGEEETTPAGMFARGSYSAKLKFIDDDGKNYLEMSYYFEIRKDWPAV from the exons ATGGACCATAAGGATGAGCACTCCGCCCACCCCGACcaggaggtcgaggaggaggaggatgaggaggccaAGCGCGCCGTCGTGCTCGGCCCCCAGGTGCCCCTCAAGGACCAGCTCGAGCTCGACAAG GATGATGAGAGTCTGAGGAGGTGGAAGGAGCAACTGCTTGGGCAGGTGGACACAGAGCAGCTCGGAG AGACTGCGGAGCCAGAGGTGAAGGTGCTGAACCTGACCATCCTGTCGCCAGATCGGCCAGACCTGGTCCTGCCCATCCCATTCGTCCCCGACGAGAAGGGCTACGCCTTTGCGCTCAAGGACGGCAGCGCCTACAGCTTCCGCTTCTCGTTCGTCGTCTCCAACAACATTGTGTCGGGGCTCAAGTACACCAACACCGTCTGGAAGACTGGAGTAAGAG TTGAGAACCAGAAGATGATGCTGGGGACATTCAGTCCCCAGGCAGAGCCCTACACATACGAGGGTGAAGAAGAGACCACCCCTGCTGGCATGTTTGCAAGAGGCTCCTATTCTGCTAAACTAAAG TTTATTGATGATGATGGCAAGAACTACTTGGAGATGAGTTACTACTTTGAGATTAGGAAGGACTGGCCAGCCGTATGA